The Primulina tabacum isolate GXHZ01 chromosome 1, ASM2559414v2, whole genome shotgun sequence genome contains the following window.
ATAGGAAAACAAAGTGTGATAGAAATATTCTCTTGCGTTATtggatctaatttttttttgattttttttccaaattgatTCTGGATCAtagaatgaaaattttgaaacacAGTACTAACATCAAACTTATTTCTGAAGGAATATCCATGAAATCTGAGTGCAATCATCAATAAATGAGACAAACCATCGAGATCCTAAATATATTCGAAGTAATCGAGGGTCCCCAAACATTAATATGGATTAGATAGAAAGGAGTAACACATCTTTTATTGCTTATTGGAAAGTTTACACGTTTATGTTTTGCAAACTCACAAACATCACAATGAAGACGTTCATTTCCTAACCCCACAAATAACAACGGAAACATAGATTTTAAAACTCCAAAAGATGGATGACCTGATCGGAAATGATGAAGCCAAATGTTATCTTTATTTGAAGATGACAAAAAAGACGAAGATACTTTATTCCTAACGTTGTTCAAGTTGCCAATATCCTCAAGAAAATATAGCCCGTTTTCTTCCCTAGCACGTCCAATCTTCCTCCCCGAATCCCGGTCCTGAAATACACAATGTGATGGATAAAAAAGCACATTACAATTCAGGTTTAAGGTCAGTAGTTTGATAGATATAGGCTGGTGGATAATCTTGGCACGTGAAGAACATTGTGAAGTGTAATTGTGGGGCTGATTTGGATACTGCCTATCCCAGCAATAGTGGTAATAGTACCATCCACAATGGTTATCTTTCAGTTGCTTGAACAAGGTGTGTAGTTGTTGAATTTAAGTTAGGAATGGGTCATATGGTATGTGGCTCTTGAATAAACAATCCACAAATTTCTAACAGCTTTATCTGAGGCATTTAATCCTAGAGAGATAAAAAGACTTACCTGAATGGGCTAAGGAGCAAGTACCACTGATTTTATTTTCATTCCCAAGGGGTTTTCTAAGTCTTTCAACCTCTTCCTTGATGAGTTCATTTAGTCTTGGGTCACCTTCTTGACTTGGCTGGATAACCGTAAAGTTGGCGTGGTTTTTGTTTCTGGTCTGTCCCCATCGTTGATTCCAGTCCTTGTTTCTTCCATGTAATTTCCAGCACTTGTCCTTGGTGTGTCCAGTCTTTCTACAATAAGGGAACCATAAATCTTTCTCGCTCTCTCAGCTTTCAACTTTTGATATTTCCGTCCATCCATACTCCTTAACGTGACGTTCTGGAATCTTCGCAACCGTCATCGATCCCTCAGAATTTTGAGGCTCAAGCATCACACTTCTCCGACTTTCTTcagcttgaatcaaagagatTGTTTTTTCCAAAGATGGTATCTTATCTTTTCCTAGAATTTGGACCCTTATTTGATCGAATTCTGGGTTCAATCCAGCAAGGAATCATAAACTCGGTCCTTATCAATGAATTGTTTTAGAGTTGAGGCATCTTCTAGAAAGTTCATCACAATGACCAATAGTGATCAAGTTCTTGTCAAAGATTTTGAAGTTCGTTGGCGTACTCAGTGATCGGTTTATTTCCTTGTTTGGCTGATCCCGCCTTTATTTTGATTTCGTAAACATAGGTAGTATCACGAGCCTTCGAATAAGTTCGTTTGATTGACTTCCAAATGGCCTTTGCATATGTAAAAAATATGACAGTTTCACTGATCGTTGGATCCATCGACTTCCACAGCCAGGACATGACCATAGAATCAGCTTCATCCCAAGCGTCGAAGCCTTTGTCTCCTGGTTTGAGTCCAGTCCCAAGAAGGTGACTAATTCTCTTTTTTCCTTTCAAATAAGTCCGCACAAATCGGGACCATTTCAAGTAGTTATTTCCATCCAAAGGATAGTTTGTTTGATGTTTTGCAAGTCGCCAGTCGTTGGATTGAGATTTACATCCTCCGATTTGGCAGATTGCTTCacaactataattttttttgaagctTCAGAATCAGAGATGATTAAGGAATGAAGAGAACGATAGAGCTATCGAGTAGAAAAAAACTTGAATTTAGAAAAAaatgggctctgataccatgtcaTAAATCATAGAATAATTTCTTgtattattttccaataactTCATGATACTTATACAACATACTAAATTATTTACAATGGAAATCCTAGATCTTAATCCTAGCAATCCCCTGGTTTAAGGAAACCAAATATACACTTATAATCAATTTAAGATACACAATATCAAGTAAAGATCTACAAGATATTATTTATTCAATCTTCCAACATAGTCACAATATCTTCAGTTTTCAACAAACACTCTGCCTCTTCTGTTGATCAGCAGCGTGTGCAGTGCATTCCGCTTTCCAACCCGAAGGATGCTTGGGCTGTCCACGATGGCCTCCTCCTCTTCAAGGGCcgcatttttctgccaccagctTCACCATTTCCCCAGATTATATCTATGATCCACAATGGCCATCACGAGGGATATCAGAAAACCCTTGGGCGTATATCTCGCGATTTCTATGGGCGGGCATGAAAAAATAGGTGCTGGATTTTGTGGCTGTGTACGACACTTGCCAGCGCAATAAAGTGGAAACACTCAAACCGGCCGGATTACTACAACCGCCCGTTCCTCACCACATATGGTCGGATATCTCCTTGGATTTTGTGGAGGGTCTCCGCTACCAGTTACTTGTGGTGGTTGACCGGTTTTCCAAATATGCACAATTCTTGCCGCAGTCTCATCCTTATACAGCAGTGTCGGTGGCTAGACTTTTCTTTGACAATATTTCAAACTTCATGGTTTCCAGAAACTATGGTCAGGGATCAGGACCCGACTTTCACTAGCTCGTTTTGGTGCGAACTTTTTTGACTCAGTGGCTCTCCATTATGCTTCAGTTTGGCTCATCACCCTCAGTCCGATGGTTAAACCGAGGTGGTTAATCGCATAATTCTCATGTACCTATGCTGTTTCGCAGGCGATTACCCCAGAAAGTGGGTGGATTGGCTACCTTCGGCAGAATTCTGCTATAATTCCAGCTTCTATTCAGCGCTACGCACGACTCCCTTTGAGGTGGTGTATGGTTGACCACCCCCGAGCCTAGTTACTTACTGCCCCGGCCTGTCCAAATTAGCTTCAGTGGACATCGAACTTCGACATCTTGATGTGGTTCTCCGTAACCTTCGGGAGCTGTTACTGACTGGCCAGAATGTTATGAAGCAAGCATACAATGCCTTCCATCGTGATGTTCAGTTCAGTTTTGGGGACATGATTCTTCTTAGATTACAGCTGTACCGCCATCTGAGTTTAGCTGCGAGAAATAAGAAGCTCTCTCCAAAGTTCTCTGACCATTTGCCATTAGCGTCTCGTATTGGAGAGGTGGCATACAAACTCGAACTCCCTGCTGATTCACATCTTCACCCAGTTTTCCATGAATCTTGCTTGAAGCCTTTCCGTGGCACCTCGACGGACATCACACCTTTACCACCATTCCAGCAGGACTTCAAACCAGCACCATGGGCTGTACTTGACCAGCGTGTTCGTCAAGGTCGCACTGAATTGTCGATACATTGGGAAGGACTCTTCCCGGCGGATGCTTCTTGGGAGGATGTTCACGCCCTTGCTGAGCAACACCCTTCTTTCATGTTTGAGGACAACCATGACGTCGACGGGGAGAGTGATGTTAGAGCCCAAATCCCAGATACACAAGAGGTCCAGCCCAGATCAAGGAAACAAGTTTATTAGAGATACATGCATGAAGATTCGGGAAACATGCGGCAGATAGGGTTGCTTGATTCATCTTCTGGTTTCTAGATTTTTGTTGATTgcattattgaaataaaattccATCTGGATAACAGATAGGAGAAAGGATTGGTTTCGTTTGTTTTCctttttgaaaatttgtttgGAAGATTAGGAATAAGCCTTGTATTTTACTTTCAGTGGAaatgaaaaggaaaaatttAACTCTCATTTTACTGCCGCATATGGCACGAGATCGTGAGGTTCTCTCTTGACGAGCCTCTACGTACACGAGCCACACCATAGGGAGAAAAGGAAGGAAATCCAGCAAATACAATACACTCTCAGATTTTACATGATCGCGTCGTATCCTGGCCCAAAACAAGATCCTACGCACAGTCACATAACAAAAGTTTTCTTTTCGTCTTTATCAGACCTTACTGCTTTCTAAATGAACAATTATTCAGTTACTTATTCATTGCACCTTACTTAACCGTATAGGGAGACATTCCCTGCTCAATATTATAGATGGAAACATCTTGAAGTTCACTGCAACAATGACCAAAATATCCAGAACTTGGGTTTATCCAAGAATGAAACATCAAAGCTACCTGAACTCTCCTTCGACCGTCTTCAACTTACTGATCAGGAGTGCACTGGCCTTCAAAGGCGAAACTTTGGTCGTTTTGTTGCTCGTGGGGCTATCCTGGATGAAGAATATTGGGTtggtttttttctttcttttccacTCTGTATAATGTATATATGATGCACCACaccaaaatcatcattttagtTTATGTTTGTACCATGGTGTCTGTATTTTTCTGAAAGAACATCAGATTTCTTGTCTCCATGTTTGACTTAAAATGGCAGACAGCGGCATGGCTCCGAGCAGAAGCCCATTGGGAATCCTTGTCTTACATGAGGTCAATTATCTGAATTTTGTAGTTTCTATTCCCTACTTGATTGTGATTCAACATGCTCTACTAATGCCCACCCACACATATTAAAGAATCTTTCTGCTGTATATCCTAAATTGTCAATTTTTGTGTCCATTgattaaaatgatcattttgtcaTTTCAGGCATGTTGATAGTTATAAAAGAAAGTATGCTGAACAGGCAAGTCTATATAGATTGGGAGTGGGGTTTTTTAGGATCATATTGTACCCCCTGAATTTTCTTTATCACTGATGACTTGAATTAAGCTGATAAATATACATTCTTCTTATTCAATGGTAAGTTTTTTTGTTGTCAGAACCTCGTTACTGTTTTGTCTTGATGCACAGTATCCAAATTATGGTGCTTGGATTTTTTCTATGGCGCCAATGCCATTGGTTAATGCTGTTAATTGCCAGTTCGCAGTTTTGGTTGTGGACATTAATTGGCTATGTGTTGAATATTATTTCCGAATATGCTTTCTATTTCTGGGACAAGCTCGCGTGTGCTTTAGATTTCGTTCATTACAAGTTCTTGTGATGAGCTTCAATTCCTTTAGCGCCATGCAATATATGATCTATTACTGGACTATAATGCTCTCTCAATCTATTCATCTCATATTGGCAGGAATTTTATGCTTTGAAGCGAAGATGTTTTGGCCAGGAAGGGAAATCGTTGAACTGCTTTTGCTTAGTTGCTGTAAGTAATGCAAACAATGACACAAGTATTTCACTAAATCCTTTTAAAGTTTTGAGATAATTGTGTTTTTCAAGAGTTTTCTTATTCATTTGTTCAGTACCCTGACGCTGTAGTAGTTCAAGAAAATCTCTATTTTTTgtctatttattaatttataccATGCTTTGATGCTCATTCCCTTTTTTACTTTTACTATTTATTAGATTTCTGGCAAAATAATTAGTAGTCTAGTCTATGTTGATGATGTGCCGCAGCTTAGAACCTCAGTATATCAACCTCATCCTCTAACCTGTTCCAAAATCATCTGTTGGCACCATTCTGCTCTTCTGTTTATGTGCATCTTCAATTATAGTTTATATGATCATAAAACGTTGTATCTCGTATCTGCAGCTCTTATTCAGAGGCTCAAAATTTACTGATGTTTTTTTGACCATGCAGGTTAAGAAGGAAGAGAAAAATGTTAGAAGAACGGTCCTAAATAGTATAGTGGGAACTTTGGACTTGAGTATTCGACAATTTGTGCAGGGAGAGACATATCCTGAGGTACAATCTCGTGCTCACGAAATGTTGTGGATTTCAAACATGACCTAGCATTATTGTGTGTGAGATAGCAATGGTGCAGCGTTTATAACAGCTGTAACTCAGGAAGTATCATTTGTCATATCTGTTGTCATGCTGTTATTTGATATTTCCTTTATCACTTTTCCACTTATCttttcaacaagaaaagatTCTGCAGTCTCCCAAACTGAGCCTTCTTTTGCATTTATTCTACGGATGAACATGTGCACTTTTATGTGATTATAACGTGTTCCTTAATTTCCGACCTAACTCGGTGGAAGTTTATTCCTTATTTTGTAGGATATTAAGAGATATTCTGCTGTTTTGGTGAACCAAGATCCCCTGGATATGCATAAATATGCTTATATTGCAAATGTGTGTGTGGCAAAGTTTGCTCGACGTCAGGGTATTGCTTCAAACATGATATACTTAGCCACGGATGTTGCCATTGCGTCAGGTCTCATATCTTAACTTTCAACATTGTTACTGGTTCTGCTTGTTTTTTTGCTCTGTACGTGTTGTACATTGCCATTAATTAATATCTTTTCTCCGATTACTGTTGTACCAACAGGTATGAAGCAGCTTTTTGTTCATGTAAATGCAGACAACAGGCCTGCCCAGGATCTATACAGAAAAACTGGCTTCAAGGTACCCTTGCTCTCATATTCTATAGTCCCTCTTCAATTATTGTTGAGGCCGTCTTGTTTATTAAATTCTCCACGAAGATAACACAAGGTCTAGTGACTCTACCGATATGGTTTTTGTCCATCATTAAATGTTTGGCAAACAACGTTTAATGACCAACCGAGACTGCAAAAAAAGCATTTCAAAAGCTTCCACTGATTAAACTCATGTAAAATGAACAACCATAGATGCGTCGTATTTGATAAATCCTATAAACTTATTTTCCATGTTACATTTGTGTTATATTTTCAAATCTTAGAAAAACCATTTTTGAATGGATCGGCGTACCTTTCGTTTGCTGTAATCTTTATGATGTGAATCTATAGACAGCATATTTTGGGTGGATCTGCAGGTCATCGAAGCTGCTTTGTCTAATTTATCAAAAGATCAAAGGATACTAATGTCCATGGATTTATAGAAGTGATGTAAAAACATACGTACTTCCATCCATGTGTTGTGCACCAAGAGATCTCGACTCTAACTCCTTTCCCACTGGTAGCATTCTCCTCGTATTGTATCCTATGCGTTCATTGGAGTCAACTTCTTGTGGGTGTTTGCGTATTTGTATtgtttcattatatatatacatccttGAAGTGTAAAAGGTGTAGAAACTTTCTTGTCTAGTTACTTAAATTTACTGTTTACATCCAGGATCGGTATCATTCTTGAGTTACCAGATTTCTAAATATACGTGTAAAAGGTCAGATCAGTGACTCAATTTTGAGTGGAAATTTCGtaatatgtttatattttttaatttaaatcaaataGTTATTATGAATACATATGGCAATACTTGTATAAAATTATCATATATAATCATAAATAATGAGAATTGTTATTTACACTTCGGATGAAATTTATTAATAAAGTAGAGTACAAACAATATATAAAGTGCACAGTGTCatgaaaaaagtaaaaatttatggtaaaaagtaaaaatttcaaattctcaa
Protein-coding sequences here:
- the LOC142547593 gene encoding GCN5-related N-acetyltransferase 6, chloroplastic-like isoform X1, yielding MELKSNFLPEFKVQQPKLTCLISSNKRDSTPVIDMFTRETFPAQYYRWKHLEVHCNNDQNIQNLGLSKNETSKLPELSFDRLQLTDQECTGLQRRNFGRFVARGAILDEEYWTAAWLRAEAHWESLSYMRHVDSYKRKYAEQEFYALKRRCFGQEGKSLNCFCLVAVKKEEKNVRRTVLNSIVGTLDLSIRQFVQGETYPEDIKRYSAVLVNQDPLDMHKYAYIANVCVAKFARRQGIASNMIYLATDVAIASGMKQLFVHVNADNRPAQDLYRKTGFKVIEAALSNLSKDQRILMSMDL
- the LOC142547593 gene encoding GCN5-related N-acetyltransferase 6, chloroplastic-like isoform X3, coding for MWQIGETFPAQYYRWKHLEVHCNNDQNIQNLGLSKNETSKLPELSFDRLQLTDQECTGLQRRNFGRFVARGAILDEEYWTAAWLRAEAHWESLSYMRHVDSYKRKYAEQEFYALKRRCFGQEGKSLNCFCLVAVKKEEKNVRRTVLNSIVGTLDLSIRQFVQGETYPEDIKRYSAVLVNQDPLDMHKYAYIANVCVAKFARRQGIASNMIYLATDVAIASGMKQLFVHVNADNRPAQDLYRKTGFKVIEAALSNLSKDQRILMSMDL
- the LOC142547593 gene encoding GCN5-related N-acetyltransferase 6, chloroplastic-like isoform X2, with the protein product MELKSNFLPEFKVQQPKLTCLISSNKRDSTPVIDMFTRETFPAQYYRWKHLEVHCNNDQNIQNLGLSKNETSKLPELSFDRLQLTDQECTGLQRRNFGRFVARGAILDEEYWEFYALKRRCFGQEGKSLNCFCLVAVKKEEKNVRRTVLNSIVGTLDLSIRQFVQGETYPEDIKRYSAVLVNQDPLDMHKYAYIANVCVAKFARRQGIASNMIYLATDVAIASGMKQLFVHVNADNRPAQDLYRKTGFKVIEAALSNLSKDQRILMSMDL
- the LOC142547593 gene encoding GCN5-related N-acetyltransferase 6, chloroplastic-like isoform X4, which translates into the protein MTKISRTWVYPRMKHQSYLNSPSTVFNLLIRSALAFKGETLVVLLLVGLSWMKNIGFLVSMFDLKWQTAAWLRAEAHWESLSYMRHVDSYKRKYAEQEFYALKRRCFGQEGKSLNCFCLVAVKKEEKNVRRTVLNSIVGTLDLSIRQFVQGETYPEDIKRYSAVLVNQDPLDMHKYAYIANVCVAKFARRQGIASNMIYLATDVAIASGMKQLFVHVNADNRPAQDLYRKTGFKVIEAALSNLSKDQRILMSMDL